A genomic region of Roseofilum capinflatum BLCC-M114 contains the following coding sequences:
- a CDS encoding tetratricopeptide repeat protein, with the protein MPRPQYRNPKRKACAEMLVAALLCEVNQGAFSSSEEKVRLRTENYGIFVQGTPAALLDLIEFYSEQPDFPAKKGSVALFRQLGSVKVRREGLRDTLTDMGRERLGFTDEEKRSPRSSPIREFRLRLHYAPTEVRDNLRWLFGANGEWDRRAQEQSRVRGKEGVHPLVRETQQKLLEYLYEAIKLFPSDLSEFTPSHGESIAPYVQIMASALDQDGVLDEMIGPMLMLNLGKFYLARNELDLAFPRFEACVQSGGVTGANGCHYLGVWYTRREDYSRAEYYYLQALQGRGAIWSDNRHPDLGATHHCLALLYIYQGQYALATNHLQTALDVWQKYPFSLARGLQLQGELCLRSQDISGAKDYFSRALELAGERKEHNAIAIAECLRGLAKINAKQRHYEAARQLWQEALDLASRFRYQEHPLYPLLMADLAAVHVFLGDSSTAQQLYKTALCKAGNIYGEQHQVAIAIHQDYHHLFPKP; encoded by the coding sequence ATGCCGCGTCCCCAATATCGGAACCCAAAACGTAAGGCTTGTGCGGAGATGCTGGTGGCTGCCCTGTTGTGTGAGGTGAATCAGGGGGCGTTTTCTTCATCTGAGGAAAAGGTGCGTTTAAGGACTGAGAATTACGGGATTTTTGTGCAAGGAACTCCTGCTGCTTTGTTAGATTTGATTGAGTTCTATAGCGAACAACCCGATTTTCCGGCGAAGAAGGGGAGTGTGGCGCTGTTTCGGCAGTTGGGTTCGGTGAAGGTGCGGAGGGAAGGGTTGCGGGATACGCTGACAGATATGGGGAGGGAGCGGTTGGGGTTTACGGATGAGGAAAAGAGGTCTCCACGCAGTTCGCCAATTCGGGAGTTTCGTCTCAGGTTGCACTATGCACCGACGGAAGTTAGGGATAATCTGAGGTGGTTGTTTGGGGCGAATGGGGAGTGGGATAGACGCGCTCAAGAGCAGTCTAGGGTGAGGGGAAAGGAAGGGGTTCATCCCTTGGTGCGAGAGACGCAGCAGAAGCTTTTAGAGTATTTGTATGAGGCGATTAAGCTGTTTCCGAGCGATTTGAGTGAGTTTACGCCTTCCCATGGCGAAAGTATTGCTCCGTATGTGCAAATTATGGCTTCGGCTCTGGATCAGGATGGGGTTTTGGATGAGATGATTGGGCCGATGTTGATGCTGAATTTGGGTAAGTTTTATTTGGCGAGGAATGAGTTGGATTTGGCTTTTCCTCGGTTTGAAGCTTGTGTGCAGTCCGGAGGAGTGACGGGGGCGAATGGCTGTCATTATTTGGGGGTGTGGTATACGCGGCGCGAGGATTACTCAAGGGCGGAATATTATTATTTACAGGCTCTCCAAGGTCGAGGGGCAATTTGGAGCGATAATCGCCACCCGGATCTAGGGGCAACTCACCACTGTCTGGCATTGCTTTATATTTACCAAGGCCAGTATGCTTTAGCGACAAACCATTTACAAACCGCGCTGGATGTCTGGCAAAAGTACCCGTTTTCCTTGGCTCGTGGCTTGCAGTTACAAGGGGAATTGTGTTTAAGATCCCAGGATATAAGCGGTGCTAAAGATTACTTTAGTCGTGCGCTGGAGTTGGCAGGAGAGCGCAAGGAACACAATGCGATCGCGATCGCCGAATGTCTGCGAGGACTAGCCAAAATTAATGCTAAACAACGCCATTATGAAGCGGCTCGACAATTGTGGCAAGAGGCTCTAGATTTAGCGAGTCGGTTTCGCTATCAGGAGCATCCCCTATACCCCCTATTAATGGCAGATTTGGCGGCGGTGCATGTGTTTTTGGGCGATTCGTCCACAGCCCAGCAATTGTACAAAACAGCACTCTGTAAGGCGGGAAACATCTACGGAGAACAGCATCAAGTGGCGATCGCCATTCACCAGGATTACCATCATCTCTTCCCTAAACCCTAA
- a CDS encoding DUF3782 domain-containing protein — MSEQITIEDIYKLFQVSQAEADRRLKKLEKTVAQTSKEVAGLTTRWGRFVEELVEPAVVQLFQQRGIQIDQTFSRARQRRQGLAMEIDILGVNGSDVVVVECKSRLSRDDVDEFLDKLLRFKQSFPTYQTYRAYGAVAAIEIDRGVDRYAYQNGLFVIHPSGNTVAIANDTGFEPRTW, encoded by the coding sequence ATGAGCGAACAAATTACCATTGAAGACATCTACAAACTTTTCCAAGTATCCCAAGCGGAAGCAGACCGACGACTGAAAAAACTGGAGAAAACTGTCGCCCAAACCAGTAAAGAAGTCGCCGGGTTAACCACGCGCTGGGGGCGATTTGTAGAAGAATTAGTCGAGCCTGCCGTCGTGCAACTATTTCAACAGCGAGGCATTCAAATCGACCAAACCTTCTCTCGCGCTCGACAGCGAAGACAGGGACTAGCCATGGAAATTGATATCCTAGGAGTCAATGGTTCTGATGTAGTTGTAGTGGAGTGTAAATCTCGGTTATCGAGAGATGATGTGGATGAATTCTTAGATAAACTGCTACGATTTAAGCAGTCATTTCCCACTTACCAAACCTATCGCGCCTATGGAGCAGTCGCAGCCATTGAAATTGACCGAGGGGTAGACCGATATGCTTATCAAAATGGTTTGTTTGTCATTCATCCATCGGGCAATACGGTGGCAATTGCCAATGATACAGGATTTGAACCGCGCACATGGTGA
- a CDS encoding SUMF1/EgtB/PvdO family nonheme iron enzyme, producing MKSLPGKQGWWQRAGNWAKSVFFPTKAIIDSRQENTEIIAANQREIAHKQQQIQLEGLKLQYVLQEQRREHEAEQAALSREFQAAQAELSREHQEALTRYIQDSENRRLASRIEHERWLESQRQELQRELQKSQQEFSLFMAFLTAKINRDTDEERRILDNQPWRTPPKPLMQYYEQYRDRLPIPPLVVVSPPDVEFDRYPNAGSGLPRMANHIEDELSNFLGRHYPERDSERPAKPIAGLWDTNRMKDGAAVLSLHYLFAAVPTIILESKVAGDLLNFSLFSWDAGQLDWQKESILFQFSHKEFMYDVQRELAREWEQKKQKLIEGGLEVKRAIGGSKENESNEFNLMQLLEEEKYAALDVEVALEYRPTPSGIARLKKYLSQLHCLAAGMALDDYHLLRHGTAPKMPELLAEFIEGMPDYEVQPLLEIVLTHYQALIEASAEVGWDVPSLLLDVALAFSNLPDSSPTQQLMEVSIARWLSQRQLPVNGEPLETLGSALNIADEGYVAKLNRCLSVVGDSQQLDIAQSCYRRGVKRLEAQDYEGARYDFEQTITLAPRAIAYYQRGLAYRGLGELQQALTDLDKAVKLQPNQAKFHEARGDVHRQLQDIETALANYAEAKDLGAETAAQKYEELQRWWTDERRKAKEAEEARQRAKAEQRRREEERRKALSIPIPVTSTSLSNRSTSLSNLTLELVYVEGGTFQMGGTKYDDEKPVHAVTVPEFRMGKYPITQAQYEAVMGNNPSSFKGENCPVEQVSWHDAQAFCTKLSELIEQPVRLPSEAEWEYAARGGNRSKGYEYAGSNNLDEVAWHYGNSGSETHPVGGKKENELGIYDMSGNVWEWCEDDYDNDYQKVPKDGSAWTKGGGTTKVIRGGSWLYSFSRDCRCASRYFNNPDDRNYDIGLRVVLPLVSGRTL from the coding sequence ATGAAATCACTGCCTGGAAAACAAGGATGGTGGCAAAGAGCTGGAAATTGGGCTAAATCTGTTTTCTTTCCCACTAAAGCCATTATCGATAGCCGACAAGAAAATACTGAAATCATAGCCGCTAATCAACGGGAGATTGCCCACAAGCAGCAACAAATACAATTAGAAGGCTTGAAATTGCAATATGTTCTGCAAGAGCAACGACGCGAACATGAAGCGGAGCAAGCGGCATTATCGCGAGAATTTCAAGCCGCACAAGCCGAACTCTCCAGGGAACATCAAGAAGCTCTAACTCGATATATTCAAGACTCCGAAAACCGTCGGTTAGCCTCCCGTATTGAACATGAACGCTGGCTAGAGTCGCAACGGCAAGAACTGCAACGGGAACTGCAAAAAAGTCAGCAGGAATTCAGCCTGTTTATGGCGTTCTTGACGGCTAAAATTAATCGAGATACAGATGAAGAACGGCGCATTCTCGATAACCAACCTTGGCGGACTCCGCCCAAACCCCTGATGCAATATTACGAGCAATATCGAGACCGGTTGCCAATTCCGCCTTTGGTGGTAGTTTCGCCTCCGGATGTGGAATTTGACCGCTATCCGAATGCGGGTTCTGGACTGCCCCGAATGGCGAATCATATTGAAGATGAATTGAGCAATTTTTTGGGTCGCCATTATCCGGAACGGGACTCGGAACGCCCGGCGAAACCGATTGCCGGACTTTGGGACACCAACCGGATGAAAGATGGGGCGGCGGTGCTGTCGTTGCATTATCTGTTTGCGGCTGTGCCGACGATTATTTTAGAGTCGAAAGTTGCGGGGGATTTGCTCAATTTTTCTCTGTTTTCCTGGGATGCGGGACAATTGGACTGGCAGAAAGAATCGATTTTATTCCAGTTTTCCCATAAGGAGTTTATGTATGACGTGCAGCGAGAGTTGGCGCGGGAGTGGGAACAGAAGAAACAGAAACTGATAGAAGGGGGTTTGGAGGTTAAACGAGCGATTGGTGGTTCTAAGGAAAATGAGTCTAATGAGTTTAACCTCATGCAACTGCTGGAAGAAGAAAAATATGCGGCGCTGGATGTGGAGGTGGCGCTAGAGTATCGCCCCACACCTTCGGGTATTGCTCGGCTGAAAAAATATCTCAGTCAACTCCATTGTCTTGCCGCAGGGATGGCGCTGGATGATTATCATTTACTGCGTCATGGCACTGCGCCGAAAATGCCGGAGTTGCTGGCTGAGTTTATTGAGGGGATGCCTGACTATGAGGTGCAACCGCTTCTGGAGATTGTGCTGACTCACTATCAAGCGTTGATAGAAGCGTCGGCTGAGGTGGGGTGGGATGTGCCGAGTTTGCTGTTGGATGTGGCTTTGGCGTTCTCGAATTTACCCGATTCTAGCCCGACGCAGCAGTTGATGGAAGTTTCTATTGCCCGTTGGCTTTCTCAACGTCAGCTCCCGGTGAATGGTGAGCCTCTGGAGACTCTGGGAAGTGCGTTGAATATTGCCGATGAGGGGTATGTGGCAAAGTTGAATCGCTGTTTGTCGGTGGTGGGAGACTCGCAGCAACTGGATATTGCCCAATCTTGCTATCGTCGCGGGGTGAAGCGTCTGGAAGCGCAGGATTATGAGGGGGCGCGGTATGATTTCGAGCAAACGATTACTCTGGCTCCTCGCGCTATTGCCTATTATCAGCGCGGTTTAGCCTATCGGGGGTTGGGAGAACTCCAGCAGGCACTTACGGATTTGGATAAGGCGGTGAAATTGCAACCGAATCAGGCGAAGTTTCATGAGGCGCGGGGGGATGTTCATCGGCAGTTGCAGGATATTGAAACAGCGCTGGCGAATTATGCCGAGGCGAAAGACTTGGGTGCGGAAACGGCGGCGCAGAAGTATGAGGAGTTGCAGCGCTGGTGGACGGATGAGCGCCGGAAGGCGAAGGAGGCAGAGGAAGCGCGGCAACGGGCAAAAGCGGAGCAAAGGAGACGGGAGGAGGAGCGACGGAAGGCGCTGAGTATTCCAATTCCGGTTACTTCGACTTCGCTCAGTAACCGTTCGACTTCGCTCAGTAACCTTACTTTGGAGTTGGTGTATGTGGAGGGGGGTACATTCCAGATGGGAGGTACGAAATACGATGATGAAAAGCCGGTTCACGCGGTAACTGTGCCAGAGTTTCGCATGGGTAAGTATCCCATCACTCAGGCTCAGTATGAGGCGGTGATGGGGAATAATCCTTCTTCTTTCAAGGGCGAAAATTGTCCTGTGGAACAGGTGAGTTGGCATGATGCTCAGGCGTTTTGTACAAAGCTCTCAGAACTGATTGAGCAACCGGTGCGGCTGCCGAGCGAAGCAGAATGGGAGTATGCGGCGCGTGGGGGCAACCGGAGCAAGGGTTATGAGTATGCGGGCAGCAATAACCTGGATGAGGTGGCTTGGCATTATGGTAATTCTGGCAGCGAAACCCATCCTGTGGGGGGTAAAAAGGAGAATGAGTTGGGGATTTATGATATGAGTGGCAATGTGTGGGAGTGGTGCGAAGATGATTATGATAATGATTATCAAAAAGTACCGAAAGATGGAAGTGCTTGGACTAAGGGCGGCGGTACTACAAAAGTAATACGCGGTGGTTCTTGGCTCTACAGCTTTTCGAGGGATTGTCGTTGCGCGTCTCGGTACTTCAACAATCCCGACGATCGTAACTACGACATCGGGCTGCGGGTTGTCCTCCCCCTCGTTTCGGGCAGGACTTTATAG
- a CDS encoding IS110 family transposase, with product MSNDSEGFEKLLAWLQGKEVSKLHACMEATSTYGEALAEFLVGQQFTVSIVNPARIKGFAKSELLRTKFGVCWL from the coding sequence TTGAGCAATGATAGTGAGGGTTTTGAGAAGTTACTCGCTTGGCTTCAAGGTAAAGAAGTATCTAAGCTCCATGCTTGCATGGAAGCCACCAGTACCTATGGAGAGGCACTGGCAGAATTCTTGGTAGGACAACAGTTCACCGTCAGTATCGTCAATCCAGCCCGGATTAAGGGATTTGCCAAAAGCGAACTCTTACGAACGAAATTTGGCGTTTGCTGGCTTTGA
- a CDS encoding DUF2127 domain-containing protein: MEERSLGLKLVVVYKGFLAVVMAVLAIASAWSWRNYEAIVQWSEDYLVNGEYSTIEWILNALLHHQVSGLQLIAKIASIYALGLGAATLGLWYGKSWGNFLVTLLAGLPLPVETWNFIHHPSANHGIVLGLNLLVFFYLFNHLQQEQKPADFS; encoded by the coding sequence ATGGAAGAACGTTCTTTAGGCTTAAAGTTGGTGGTTGTGTATAAAGGTTTTTTGGCTGTGGTGATGGCCGTGTTAGCGATCGCCTCGGCTTGGAGTTGGCGAAATTATGAGGCGATCGTACAGTGGTCAGAAGACTATTTAGTTAATGGAGAATACAGCACCATTGAATGGATACTCAATGCTCTCCTTCATCATCAAGTTTCAGGACTGCAATTGATTGCCAAAATTGCCAGTATTTATGCCCTAGGATTAGGAGCGGCTACCCTAGGGTTATGGTACGGAAAATCCTGGGGAAATTTCCTAGTCACTCTATTAGCCGGATTACCCTTACCCGTGGAAACTTGGAATTTTATCCACCATCCTTCAGCCAATCATGGAATTGTTTTGGGATTAAATTTACTGGTATTTTTCTATTTATTCAATCATCTCCAACAGGAACAGAAACCAGCCGATTTTTCTTGA
- a CDS encoding cytochrome P450 produces MTTSNVKPSLPLPPGSLGLPIIGETIAFLRDGQFAEKREKKYGPVFKTNIFGRPTVIMTGPEANQFLFANENKYFAATWPKSTRILLGPASLATQTGTFHQQRRKLMAQAFQPRALVGYLPAMEEITARYLQKWQGMGTLTWYPELRNYTFEIASRLLVGSEGGSDTPLIELFENWVAGLFTIALPLPGTPFRKALRCRQQLLAEMEKIIVRRQQAQDPGEDALGILLQARDEDGNALPLEELKDQILLLLFAGHETLTSAIASFCLLMAQHPDIATRARQEQQQFPSSEPLSLEQLKQMTYLDAVLKEVLRITPPVGGGFREIIQECEYAGYTLPKGWATQYNISKTHQDERVYPYHEAFNPDRFLGEGAVDKQQRFSYVPFGGGMRECLGKEFARLEMRIFAALLLRGYLWELLPEQDLTLLTIPTPHPRDGLKVKFTANVG; encoded by the coding sequence ATGACGACAAGCAACGTTAAACCTTCTTTACCTTTGCCTCCAGGGAGCCTCGGCTTGCCTATTATTGGCGAAACGATCGCCTTTCTCCGGGATGGCCAATTTGCCGAAAAGCGAGAGAAAAAATACGGCCCAGTTTTCAAAACCAACATTTTTGGCCGTCCCACCGTAATCATGACTGGGCCAGAAGCCAATCAATTCCTGTTTGCCAACGAAAACAAATATTTTGCCGCTACCTGGCCGAAAAGCACTCGCATCCTCCTAGGCCCGGCATCCCTGGCAACTCAAACGGGAACTTTCCACCAGCAACGGCGTAAATTAATGGCCCAAGCCTTTCAACCCCGCGCTTTGGTGGGTTATCTACCAGCGATGGAGGAGATAACCGCTAGGTATTTGCAGAAGTGGCAGGGGATGGGAACCCTAACTTGGTATCCAGAATTGAGAAATTATACCTTTGAGATTGCTAGTCGGTTATTAGTGGGGAGCGAAGGGGGTTCGGATACGCCCTTAATTGAACTTTTTGAAAATTGGGTGGCGGGTTTGTTTACCATTGCCCTACCTTTACCCGGAACTCCATTCCGTAAAGCGTTGCGCTGTCGCCAGCAGTTGTTAGCAGAGATGGAAAAAATCATTGTGCGGCGACAACAAGCCCAAGACCCAGGGGAGGATGCTTTGGGGATCTTGTTGCAAGCGCGAGATGAGGACGGCAATGCTCTGCCTTTGGAGGAACTCAAGGATCAGATTTTGTTACTGTTGTTTGCTGGCCACGAGACCTTGACTTCGGCGATCGCCTCTTTTTGTTTATTAATGGCCCAACATCCAGATATTGCTACCCGCGCTCGCCAAGAACAGCAACAGTTTCCTAGCTCCGAACCCCTATCCCTGGAACAGTTAAAACAAATGACCTATTTGGATGCCGTTCTCAAAGAGGTTTTGCGAATCACCCCTCCAGTCGGTGGCGGGTTCCGTGAAATTATACAAGAGTGCGAATATGCCGGCTATACCCTTCCCAAGGGTTGGGCAACCCAATACAACATCAGTAAAACCCATCAAGATGAAAGGGTTTATCCATACCACGAAGCGTTCAACCCCGATCGCTTTCTGGGTGAGGGTGCAGTAGACAAACAACAACGGTTCAGTTACGTTCCCTTTGGTGGTGGTATGCGCGAATGTCTCGGTAAAGAGTTTGCCCGCTTGGAAATGAGGATTTTCGCCGCCCTATTACTCCGAGGTTATCTGTGGGAATTGTTACCCGAACAAGATTTAACCTTGTTGACCATACCCACTCCCCACCCACGAGACGGTTTAAAGGTAAAATTTACTGCTAATGTAGGTTAG
- a CDS encoding mechanosensitive ion channel family protein → MKNALANFEGWELLGLIQKILTGLLILAISYLIAQLFTEVLAYYLKKYAEKSEATWDDVLVPLLENTLPVIIYLLGIFFFLQAVGIDLTGLAVLFGAVSFGISYSLKDILQNFFSSLVLLVDTPFQYGDVIQLGTGELAVIKNIGIRLTKLYLIDTNCEKFIPNGKLQNDEITNLSRPTHNYYYTISVPFRGDIDPIQSIKIIEEVIISHPDTLGDISKKLEAIDVFYRPKDKLIELKDGQISKLEGGRLRLQTELKLNQTIDKINQLISDLCEKIQVLEKNGLDVTEARKIQGYYLDIVRLTGLEMVTDRQGRRKSLSLHEPEKVDENTMIPLLRAWYKIWSRDPDLTFEDAEILEEEWERRITFLQLRMNNLLKKISNAGKGGVNETKLDDYLDNFAAWLKENFKNTNTLWQEPKIWVSNLNLGGGGSTGNELMVKFFVDNIKLEQCQRGYRVRSEVQGEIMRRLRQSYLYR, encoded by the coding sequence TTGAAAAATGCCTTAGCCAATTTTGAAGGCTGGGAATTGCTTGGACTCATTCAGAAGATATTAACCGGGCTGCTAATATTAGCCATCAGTTATCTCATCGCTCAACTATTTACAGAAGTTCTAGCCTACTACCTAAAAAAGTATGCTGAAAAAAGTGAAGCCACCTGGGATGATGTCTTAGTTCCTCTGTTAGAAAATACTCTACCGGTAATTATTTATCTATTGGGTATTTTCTTTTTCTTGCAAGCTGTGGGAATTGACCTAACTGGTCTTGCTGTTCTATTCGGTGCTGTGAGCTTCGGTATCAGTTATAGTCTTAAGGATATCTTACAGAACTTTTTTAGTAGTTTAGTCTTACTGGTAGATACTCCTTTCCAATACGGAGATGTGATTCAACTCGGTACAGGTGAGCTGGCTGTCATTAAAAATATTGGCATTCGATTAACTAAGTTGTATTTAATCGATACTAACTGCGAAAAATTCATTCCCAATGGTAAGTTACAAAATGACGAAATAACAAACTTGAGTCGTCCAACTCATAACTATTACTACACAATTAGTGTGCCATTTCGAGGGGATATCGATCCCATTCAATCGATTAAGATTATTGAGGAAGTGATTATTAGTCATCCGGATACCTTGGGTGATATTAGTAAGAAGCTAGAAGCCATCGATGTCTTCTATCGACCTAAAGATAAATTAATTGAGTTAAAGGATGGACAAATCTCTAAACTCGAAGGGGGGCGGTTGCGTCTACAGACTGAGTTAAAACTCAACCAAACCATAGATAAAATAAACCAATTAATCAGTGATTTGTGTGAAAAAATTCAGGTGTTGGAAAAGAATGGATTAGATGTGACTGAAGCCAGAAAGATTCAAGGATATTACCTGGACATCGTGAGATTAACTGGGTTAGAAATGGTCACCGATCGCCAAGGTCGTCGAAAATCCCTATCGCTACATGAACCCGAAAAGGTAGATGAAAACACAATGATTCCTCTGCTGAGAGCCTGGTATAAAATCTGGTCAAGAGATCCGGATCTAACCTTTGAAGATGCAGAAATCTTGGAAGAAGAATGGGAACGGCGGATAACTTTCTTGCAACTGAGAATGAACAATCTCCTGAAAAAAATTAGTAATGCGGGTAAGGGTGGAGTCAACGAAACCAAGCTAGATGACTACCTGGACAATTTTGCTGCTTGGCTGAAAGAAAATTTCAAAAATACCAATACTTTGTGGCAAGAGCCAAAAATTTGGGTTAGCAACCTGAATTTAGGAGGGGGCGGTAGCACTGGCAATGAGCTGATGGTGAAGTTTTTTGTTGATAACATTAAGCTTGAGCAATGCCAGCGCGGTTATCGTGTGAGGAGCGAAGTTCAAGGGGAGATTATGAGGAGACTCAGACAATCTTATCTGTACAGGTAA
- a CDS encoding gluconeogenesis factor YvcK family protein translates to MSFSLLKRLRKNYHTQAVGRRGGKSSRLSQWFKWLSPGLFVKRWMVISAGGMILAAFGLAIWTKMTPVFYLLRLTEAVLSGLAQLVPNTISGPLVVIGGILLILWGQSQTVNSISQVLMPPGDEELVDRLMNHRRLHRGPKIVALGGGTGLSTLLRGLKLYSANITAIVTVADDGGSSGRLRRELGVQPPGDIRNCLAALGDEEKLLTELFQYRFKTGDGLAGHSFGNLFLTAMSEVTGDLEQAIAASSHVLAVRGQVLPATLEDVYLWAQMDDGRRIEGESRIPEARGKIMQIGCVPESPTALPAAIAAIEEADYIIIGPGSLYTSVIPNLLVPEIVEAIAKKRVPRIYVCNIMTEPGETDGYTVSDHIRAIEQVVKRRIFDAVLVHKRPPSEAALMRYAKQGSHPVFLDRENVAQLGYRMVMSNVMDEDAIAHKVRHNSHQLAKVLLRWYSRIRGL, encoded by the coding sequence ATGTCCTTTAGTCTGCTCAAGCGACTGCGAAAAAATTATCATACCCAAGCTGTTGGCCGACGCGGGGGCAAATCTTCGCGTTTGAGTCAGTGGTTTAAGTGGCTCTCCCCTGGATTGTTTGTGAAGCGTTGGATGGTGATTAGCGCTGGGGGAATGATTCTGGCGGCGTTTGGATTAGCCATTTGGACGAAGATGACTCCGGTTTTCTATTTACTGAGATTAACGGAGGCGGTATTAAGCGGTTTGGCTCAGTTGGTTCCGAATACGATTAGCGGGCCGTTGGTGGTCATTGGCGGTATTCTACTGATTTTGTGGGGCCAAAGTCAAACGGTTAATTCGATTAGTCAGGTGCTGATGCCGCCTGGGGATGAGGAGTTGGTGGATCGGTTGATGAACCATCGTCGGCTGCATCGGGGGCCGAAAATTGTGGCGCTGGGAGGGGGAACGGGGTTATCGACGCTGTTGCGGGGGTTGAAGCTCTATAGTGCGAATATTACGGCGATTGTGACGGTGGCGGATGATGGGGGGTCTTCGGGACGGTTGCGGCGGGAGTTGGGGGTGCAGCCGCCTGGGGATATTCGCAATTGTTTGGCGGCTTTGGGGGATGAGGAGAAGTTGTTGACGGAGTTGTTTCAATATCGGTTTAAGACGGGGGATGGGTTAGCGGGCCATAGTTTTGGTAATTTGTTTCTGACGGCGATGAGTGAGGTGACGGGGGATTTGGAGCAGGCGATCGCCGCGAGTTCCCATGTTTTGGCGGTGCGGGGTCAGGTGTTACCGGCGACCCTAGAGGATGTGTATTTATGGGCGCAAATGGATGATGGCCGCCGGATTGAGGGGGAATCGCGGATTCCGGAGGCGCGGGGAAAAATTATGCAGATTGGCTGTGTTCCGGAGTCTCCGACCGCTTTACCGGCGGCGATCGCCGCGATTGAGGAAGCCGATTATATTATTATCGGGCCGGGAAGTCTCTACACGAGCGTGATTCCCAATTTGTTAGTGCCGGAAATTGTGGAGGCGATCGCCAAAAAACGAGTTCCCCGGATTTATGTCTGCAATATTATGACGGAACCGGGAGAGACGGATGGCTATACGGTTTCCGATCATATTCGGGCGATCGAACAAGTGGTGAAGAGGCGGATTTTTGATGCAGTTTTAGTACATAAACGCCCCCCTTCGGAAGCGGCGCTGATGCGATACGCTAAACAAGGTTCCCATCCCGTATTTTTAGACCGAGAAAATGTAGCCCAGTTAGGCTATCGAATGGTGATGAGTAATGTCATGGATGAAGACGCGATCGCCCATAAAGTACGTCATAATTCCCATCAATTAGCCAAGGTCTTGTTACGTTGGTATAGTCGCATCCGGGGCTTGTGA
- a CDS encoding Uma2 family endonuclease: MTQTLTPSLTLEDFLERPETKPALEYINGTVVEKNMPQGEHSRLQYKLCSAISTVAETAKVACAFPELRCTFGGRSIVPDISVFRWERIPRTDTGKIANRFELYPDWVIEILSPNQSSSQALDKLLQCSQAGTSLGWLINPTEESIWVIREHQRIDVFTAHTTLPVLEGIELQLTVDEILGWLMI; encoded by the coding sequence ATGACTCAAACTCTGACTCCCTCACTCACCTTAGAGGACTTTTTAGAGCGTCCAGAAACCAAACCTGCTCTAGAATATATTAACGGAACTGTTGTTGAAAAAAACATGCCCCAAGGGGAACATAGTCGCTTACAATACAAACTCTGTTCGGCAATTAGCACAGTTGCAGAAACCGCTAAAGTGGCTTGTGCCTTCCCCGAACTGCGCTGTACCTTTGGAGGACGTTCAATCGTTCCTGATATTTCCGTATTTCGCTGGGAAAGAATCCCCCGAACTGATACCGGAAAAATTGCCAATCGCTTTGAACTTTACCCGGATTGGGTCATTGAAATTTTATCCCCTAACCAAAGTAGCTCTCAGGCGTTAGATAAATTGTTGCAATGTTCCCAGGCAGGTACAAGTTTAGGATGGTTGATTAATCCTACAGAAGAAAGTATTTGGGTAATTAGAGAACATCAAAGGATTGATGTATTTACAGCCCATACTACTCTTCCAGTTTTAGAAGGGATCGAGCTACAGTTGACTGTGGATGAAATTCTCGGTTGGTTAATGATCTAA